A genomic window from Acinetobacter lwoffii includes:
- a CDS encoding PIN domain-containing protein, which yields MIHIAIDTSAIENNKSVNDANYKALQRLVNANKITIHIPYIVKKEIESQEKEFYLTRYKALQKSLKEFNSVQKPTELYEKFNGMKKEVKQIDSEILSDVERFSNAWVNGLNSNIWELNKAQAISAWDAYFNGTAPLTSKKNREDIPDSFICSAIKEIKETVTNLTVLAKDSKVYNTFKDMSNIEIHKTIVDFINSKKVQEILEELDTIRGKVILQGRLTNLVDFIKEYEATTGLIESFLESQIGEKILYANIYDIPLSNDMDGEASINSYHNGENIRIDLDNPIHYGDNQIGYNFELEVGVLVDYFVNKSDYYSEFYSGQNLASNISVEDWNDHVLRAESDINIKVTGIVSITIDTSSVDFSEIAKCDPDDLDDHLHDLYSESIINIESIGEIEVI from the coding sequence ATGATTCATATAGCTATCGATACAAGTGCAATTGAAAATAATAAATCTGTTAATGATGCAAATTACAAAGCACTTCAACGACTCGTTAATGCCAATAAAATAACCATACACATTCCCTATATCGTTAAAAAAGAAATTGAGTCTCAAGAGAAAGAATTTTACCTAACAAGATATAAGGCATTACAGAAAAGTTTAAAAGAATTCAATAGTGTTCAAAAACCAACCGAACTCTATGAAAAATTTAATGGTATGAAAAAAGAAGTTAAGCAAATAGATAGTGAGATTTTATCAGATGTTGAAAGGTTTTCTAATGCTTGGGTAAATGGCCTAAATAGCAATATATGGGAATTAAACAAGGCTCAGGCAATTTCTGCTTGGGATGCATATTTCAATGGAACAGCACCCCTAACATCGAAAAAGAATAGAGAGGATATACCAGATAGTTTTATCTGTAGTGCTATTAAAGAAATCAAAGAAACAGTTACCAATTTAACTGTCTTAGCAAAAGATTCAAAGGTATATAATACGTTTAAAGACATGTCTAATATTGAAATACATAAGACAATTGTTGATTTTATTAATTCAAAAAAAGTACAAGAAATACTTGAAGAACTAGACACTATTAGGGGTAAAGTTATTCTCCAAGGTAGGCTCACAAATTTAGTGGACTTTATTAAAGAATACGAAGCAACTACAGGTTTAATAGAATCTTTTCTTGAGTCTCAAATTGGTGAAAAAATTTTATATGCCAATATTTATGATATTCCTCTGTCGAATGATATGGATGGTGAAGCCAGCATAAATTCTTATCATAATGGCGAAAATATCAGAATTGATTTAGATAATCCTATACATTATGGCGATAATCAAATTGGATATAATTTTGAACTTGAAGTGGGAGTATTGGTCGATTATTTTGTTAATAAATCTGATTATTATTCCGAATTTTATTCGGGTCAAAACCTTGCTTCAAATATTTCCGTTGAAGATTGGAATGATCATGTTCTTCGTGCTGAAAGTGATATCAATATTAAAGTGACAGGAATCGTGTCGATTACAATAGATACAAGTAGTGTAGATTTTTCTGAGATTGCTAAATGTGATCCAGATGATTTAGATGATCACTTACATGACCTATATTCTGAATCTATAATTAACATCGAATCTATTGGTGAAATAGAAGTAATATAA